The genomic stretch CGCCGTGCGCGAATGGGTCGCCCCGGCGCAGGCGGGCGATGCCGATGCGCAGTTCAACCTGGCGCAGGCCTATCGGCTGGGACGAGGGGTCGATACCGATCTGGCGCAGGCAGAAGCGCTTTATGCTCGCGCGGCCGCGCAGGGTCATGTGCAAGCAGCGGACAATTACGGGTTGCTGCTGTTCCAGCGCGAGCAGCGCGAGCAAGCGCTCCCCTATATCGAAGCAGCAGCGACGCGCGGCGATCCGCGCGCGCAATACATATTGGGCATCGCCCATTTCAACGGCGATCTTGTCGCGAAGGACTGGGGGCGGGCCTATGCCTTGCTGACCCTCGCCAATTCGACGGGGCTGCCGCAGGCCAAGGGCGCCCTCGCGCAGATGGACGATTACATCCCGCTGGCCGACAGGCAGGCGGCGCAGGTGCTTGCGAGTCAACTGAAGTCCGAAGCCGAGGCGGCGCGGGCTCGAGAGCTGGCTGCGGTCGACCTGGCGGTCGGTACTCCCGAATCGGCTCCTCCTTCTACGCCAGCCGCGCGCCCGTCTCCGGTACGCGAAACGCGCGGCGCGGATTTCGCCCAAACGCCGCGACCGGTCACGGTCGCGCGGGCCGAGCCGACCGTCTCCACGATGCCGAAACCGGAATCTCTCGTGGTCGCGCCATCGCCACAGGCCGACCGGGCGCAAAGCCCGTGGAAGCTGCAGCTCGGTGCCTTCGGGGTGGCGGGCAACGCCGACAGGCTATGGGAGAAGGTTTCGCAGACGCCCGCACTTGCCGGACGTGCCAAGCTGAAAGAACCGGCAGGACGACTTACCAAGCTTCTCGCCGGCGGGTTCGAATCGCGCGATGCGGCAACGTCGGCCTGCGCGCAGCTGAAGCGCGGCGGCTACGAGTGTCTCGTGACACGCTGATCCCCGGACTAGATCGCCTGCCCGCTTTCCCTTTTTCCACCTGCCGCTAGGTAGGGTGGTGGACAGGGAGCACGACGTGACAGAGCAGGCAGACCAGGCGACACCGGAGCAGGTGAGGCCCACCGGCGGCACGAACCGTATCGCGAGCCTCGATTTCATTCGCGGGCTGGCGGTGATGGGCATCCTTGCCGCCAATATCGTCGCCTTCGGCCAGCCGATGACAGCCTATATGTATCCCGACGCCTTCACCGTGCCGCACAGCGCGGCCGAGGACTGGATGTGGGTCGTCCAGTTCGTCCTCATCGACAGCAAGATGCGCGGGCTGTTCACCCTGCTGTTCGGGGCGGGAATGGTCCTGTTCCTAGAACGTGCGACGGCGCGCGGGCAGGGTCGGTGGCTTCAGGTCCGGCGCCTGTTCTGGCTCGGCATGATCGGCCTGGTGCATTTCTTCTTCATCTGGCGCGGCGACATCCTGTTCCTCTACGCCTGCGCAGGGCTCGCCGCTCTGCTGTTCGTCGGCCTCTCGCGCCGGAAATTGCTTGTGCTCGGCCTCATCGGCTATTTCGGCGGCGCGCTGTTCTACACCGGCATTCTCGGCTTCCTGCCGATGATGGAGGGCTCGCAAGAGGCGGCCTTCGCCGAAATGGCCGAGGATCTCGAAAGCGAAAAGCAGACCGACCTGGCCGACGGGCGCTACGAAACGCAGCTTATCGGTGACGGCGATTACGGCGCTTGGGTGAACCACAATATCTCCGAGCACGGTCCCGAAATCGGGTTCGTCCTGATGTTGTTCTGGTTCGAGACGCTGCCGCTGATGCTCGTCGGCATGGCTGCCTACCGCTACGGCCTGTTCGATGGCGGCGTCGAACAGGGGCGGCAGCGCAAATGGGGCTGGGCGCTGTGGATCGTCGGCACGGCGCTGACCATTCCGGTGGCGCTCTGGGCGAAAGACGGTGGGCTGACCTATTACGGCACGCTCGCCGCGATGAGCGCGTGGTCGATGGTGCCGCGGCTGTTCGCGATCCTCGGCTTGCTCGCATTGCTGGCGCTATGGGGGCAGCATGTCGCGGGGCCACTGGCGCAGCGCGTTTCGGCGGCGGGGCGGGCGGCCTTTACGAATTATCTCGGGACTTCGGTGCTGATGATGCTCGTGTTCCACGGCTGGGCGGGCGGTCTGTTCGGCGAGCTTGGGCGGACGGAGCTCTATCTCGTCACTCTCGCGACATGGGCGATCATGCTGCTGTGGTCCAAGCCCTGGCTCGAGCGCTTCCGCTTCGGCCCGCTCGAATGGCTGTGGCGCTGCCTGACCTACTGGCGGCTATTCCCCCTGCGGAGGTGAAGCTGCTTCGTTTGCTATCATTGCGAGCACGTCGTCACGCGAAACGATCTTTCCCGGGTCGGCTTGCTCATTGAGAGTAGGAAGTGCCCGCCCTGAGCTGTCGAATGCACGGTTGATGAGCATCCCGTCGACGTCCTTGTTGTAAGTCGTACAAATGTCCGCTTCGGCAAATTTTTGGAGGAGGCTGTAGATCATAGCCGCCATGCCGAACTCTTCGTCCGACCATTGCGAGATCGGGCGGGCAGTGCGGAGGTCGACGAAAGACACGCCTGCGGAACACTGCGCTTGGCCGACCGAGATATTCCCGGAGACCATCTCCAGCCAGATATCCGGGAACAGCTGAAATAGGTCCGTTTTGAGGCTGCCATCGGCTTGGCTTTCCAACAGCCGATGGCGAACATAGCCTTCGCCCAGAAGGTCTGTAGATTCTCCCGGGTATGATATGACAAGTCCGGTGTCGCTTTTCTCGACATAGTAGGCAGAACCGTTCGCGTTTTCGAACTCACGCATCAGCTTGTTGAAATCGAGGCCATTCGCTGGCCAGCCCTCGATCTTTTCCCCGCGCTCGAGAATCGCTTCGACCATCGGTTCGATAACTGCCTCAAGTTCGCCCTCGCGCACTGCGAGCTCGAACAGCATGGCCGGGGCGACATCGTCCAACGCTGCTCTTTCGGAGGAACTAGCTTCGATTTCGATATCACCGCTTGGCCCATTCTGACCCAGCGCAGGACTTGCAAAAGCCAGGACGGCGGCCGCGGCCAAAATGTTATTTATGCGAGGCAAATGTGGTCTCCCCTTCAAGGCAGGCGTGAGGTGACGTAAACCCGTGATCGGGGCAAGGGGGGCATTCCAAGGTTGCTACTGCGAATGACTCGCATTACATCTGCTCTTGCGAATCAATCGCAAGGGGTCCGCGTCTATGTACATCTGCATCTGCAACGCCATTCGGGAGAGCGAGCTGCGTCGCAAGGCGCACCATGTCTCGGGCGATGCCGAGGCGTGCTATGCGGCTATGGGCAAGCAGCCCAACTGCGGCCAGTGCCTGGTCGAGGCGGATGCCATCGTCGAGGAAGAGCGCGAGCTGGGCTTCGTGCCCGCCGCCGCCTGAATTTCCGCTACTGAAAATCGCTTGCAACCGGCGGAATTCCGCCATTTTTTCCACTGCGTCCCCTTGCCAACTCCTGCCTGATAGGAGCATAGGATTGCGGTCCCCCGCAATAGGAGCAGGCACTTGCAAGGCGATCCCAAGGTCATCGAATTCCTAAACAAGGCGCTGACCAACGAACTGACGGCGATCAACCAGTACTGGCTCCACTATCGCGTGCTGGCCGATTGGGGCGTCTACAAGCTCGCCGAATACGAGCGGCACGAATCGATCGACGAGATGAAGCATGCCGACATTCTCGCCGAGCGCATCCTGTTCCTGAATGGCCTCCCGAACTTCCAGGCCATCCACAAGCTGAAGGTCGGCGAGACGGTCGAGGAGATCCTCAAGGCCGACCTCGCGATGGAAATGGAGGCGATCCCGCTGCTCAAGGAAGCGGCCGAACATTGCCAGAGCGTTCGCGATTTCACTTCCGGCCAGATTTTCGAAACCATCCTTGCCAGCGAGGAGGAGCATGTCGACTTCCTCGAGACGCAATTCGACATGATTGCCCGGATGGGGCTGGAGAACTACGTCCAGCTGCAAAGCAAGCCGGCGGGCGACGGCGAGGCCGGCTGAGCAGGGCTCAACAGCAACCGACTTCCCAGAACGTCGCATGCGGTCCGCTATGCTTGGTCAGCCGCGCAAGGCGCCGTTCTCCCTCCCACAGCTCGGCCGAGCCCTCCGCAAGATTGATATCGGTCACCAGCAAGGCCGTCCCGAGGTCCAGCGTGTCAAGCCTCACGTGATGCAGTTCCCGCTCTCCGCGTGACAGAATCGCAATCTGGATACGGTGCATGGCGTCTCTCCTCGGTTGGAAGTCGCTTGCTGCGCCGCGTAAAATGAACGCCGGATAACCGCTTTTAGCTCGCCGTGCCGTAGCGTCATTTGGCCGAAATCGGTCCGGAAATCGCGATCAGTCGCCGCGCAAGTGCCGCTTCATACGCTCGCGATTGCGCTTTGCCGCGGTTTGCGTCTCGAGCAGGAAACTGGCGAGGCCCGCAACGAGCAGGCCCATCGTTACGATCCACGTAAAGGCCACTATCGTCCCCAGGGGCGCATAGACGAAGGCGCTGACGAACAGCAGCGCGATCACGATGCTGATGGTTAGGGCCGAGGCGGTGCTGAGCATCACGGCGCGCTGGGCGAGGATGCGGCGCCTTTCGAGCGCGGGCAATTCGTCGAGCAGGATACCAGCACGACCTTCCTCGTCGGCGGCCACGATCTTCTCGATCTTGTTGGCGACCCAGATCAGCCGGTTCGTCATCACGTTCATGATGGCCCCGATGCCGGCGAGCAGGAAGGCTGGGGCGAGGCTAAGCTGTACCACCTGCTGCACCCGCAGCGTGGAGCTGGTCCGTTCGATCAGTTCGAGCCCGGGCAGGCTGGCTAGCAGGTCGAGCAGCATTACCGCTCCCCGCTGTAGTTTCCGCCCCCGCCCTTGTTGGCGTTGTAGGGATTTTTCGGGCTCTTCAGCACCACGCGCACCGGCACGGCCTCGAAGCCGAGCTTGTC from Qipengyuania profundimaris encodes the following:
- a CDS encoding SPOR domain-containing protein; translated protein: MIGKSKNVGMALCAAIAASLAVPASADVKDGVDAWSRGDYAAAVREWVAPAQAGDADAQFNLAQAYRLGRGVDTDLAQAEALYARAAAQGHVQAADNYGLLLFQREQREQALPYIEAAATRGDPRAQYILGIAHFNGDLVAKDWGRAYALLTLANSTGLPQAKGALAQMDDYIPLADRQAAQVLASQLKSEAEAARARELAAVDLAVGTPESAPPSTPAARPSPVRETRGADFAQTPRPVTVARAEPTVSTMPKPESLVVAPSPQADRAQSPWKLQLGAFGVAGNADRLWEKVSQTPALAGRAKLKEPAGRLTKLLAGGFESRDAATSACAQLKRGGYECLVTR
- a CDS encoding DUF418 domain-containing protein; this encodes MTEQADQATPEQVRPTGGTNRIASLDFIRGLAVMGILAANIVAFGQPMTAYMYPDAFTVPHSAAEDWMWVVQFVLIDSKMRGLFTLLFGAGMVLFLERATARGQGRWLQVRRLFWLGMIGLVHFFFIWRGDILFLYACAGLAALLFVGLSRRKLLVLGLIGYFGGALFYTGILGFLPMMEGSQEAAFAEMAEDLESEKQTDLADGRYETQLIGDGDYGAWVNHNISEHGPEIGFVLMLFWFETLPLMLVGMAAYRYGLFDGGVEQGRQRKWGWALWIVGTALTIPVALWAKDGGLTYYGTLAAMSAWSMVPRLFAILGLLALLALWGQHVAGPLAQRVSAAGRAAFTNYLGTSVLMMLVFHGWAGGLFGELGRTELYLVTLATWAIMLLWSKPWLERFRFGPLEWLWRCLTYWRLFPLRR
- a CDS encoding (2Fe-2S)-binding protein; translated protein: MYICICNAIRESELRRKAHHVSGDAEACYAAMGKQPNCGQCLVEADAIVEEERELGFVPAAA
- the bfr gene encoding bacterioferritin, which produces MQGDPKVIEFLNKALTNELTAINQYWLHYRVLADWGVYKLAEYERHESIDEMKHADILAERILFLNGLPNFQAIHKLKVGETVEEILKADLAMEMEAIPLLKEAAEHCQSVRDFTSGQIFETILASEEEHVDFLETQFDMIARMGLENYVQLQSKPAGDGEAG
- a CDS encoding DUF2721 domain-containing protein, producing MLLDLLASLPGLELIERTSSTLRVQQVVQLSLAPAFLLAGIGAIMNVMTNRLIWVANKIEKIVAADEEGRAGILLDELPALERRRILAQRAVMLSTASALTISIVIALLFVSAFVYAPLGTIVAFTWIVTMGLLVAGLASFLLETQTAAKRNRERMKRHLRGD